aaaccactaAGGTGAGTCCTTTCTCTGCTAACAAGCAGCCGAGGATACTAAGTATCTTCAGCTAATTAACTTGAGCAGTGTTTTAAGAAGAGCAACACTTGCCAAATTAAAACTACCTTCCccatccaaaacaaaacaacaacaacaacaaaactttacccctttccaaactgaaaaaaaaaaggttgggggcgTGTAATATATCAGATTTCAGTAGGCAGAAGGATTCAGAGGGGGCTAGGGAGAAAGATTTCAGATTATGTAGTGAAATACAaagtttctttaaataaattgcAGGGAACATGAAGTTGGGGGATAAGAAACAATGACAAGGCAGTCTCTTTCTTGATTACTGCAACTGGAATGGGGGAGGCGAGTTTATTTTTGGAAATGGGAGTGCGCAGAGCTAAGCgaaatttatttctcctaatAAGGAAATGGACAAAGTTGTCCCACAGCTGGCGCGCACCTTTTTACCCAGATACAGTTAGAGAACATGTAGGAAGTTTCAAGTCGTGCTGCTTTCTCGCCCTCTTAATTTCAGCCTCTTTCTCACTCCCCTTCCTGCCTTcgccctctccctgcctcccttccggCTACGAGCCAGTCAGAGAGGAAACACGAGGAATCCGGAGAAGGTCGAGTACTTCCAGCCCCCCATCAAGTTTCCCCGCTCCAGCTTGAGGTATGCTCGGTCGCCTTTCTCCATTTGGATTAGGACTCCGTTGCTGGCGGCCTCCCGGGTCACGTCCTGGTCACCAGCGAAGGCTGAAATCACCGGCCACCCGTTTAGCATGAGGCTCacctgagaaagagaaaggccCGCTTCAGAAGCGCAACCTAGGCAGGCACCGAAGCCGCGGTGGAGCGAACCTCCTCCCTGCTTGGCTAACAGCCTGTAAGGCCTGGAAGCACggagaggtgggggggggggggcgaaTGGAGGAAAAGGGGCTTTGCAGCTTACTGCTGAGGCTCCAGTGGGGCGAAAGACCACACATCTGGGTGACAGGAAGGGTCTGTCCCCAAAACGGGAGTTGCTCTTATTCCAGTTTCTCAAATGAGCGCGCCAAGCGAATCTCGACTGTGCTCTGTGATCCAATTTAATAAACCCATGAGGTGGCTCTAGCGCCCTGAGACCTTTGACCTCTCTCCCGTTTCCCCTcagcctcaaaaaacaaacaacaaacaaaaaaaccccagcaaCTCAGGCTCCTTCTGGCGCTACCGgaaaaacaaaaacgaacaaacaaaaagcccCTGATCCCTCCTGGACCCAGCTGCCAGGAAACAGTGGAGAAGCCACTGTGATTTCTGATTAGAAATCTCGCACCGAGCGGCACAATGTATTTCCTCCCCAAACCACGGGCTCAATTCCCGCCCCCATCCAGCCGCGCCCGCCACCGCCTGGTTTTGCCCCTGTGGTGGCACCGTCAGCCAAGGGCCTCGCGCCCTCTCCCCAGCTGTGCGTCCCACCTCTCTCGGCGCCCAAGGGAAACCTGGACAGCTTTGGGGACCCGGAGAGCCGGCGAGTGATTGCTGGGACACGGCTGGAGCCGGGAGAGAGCAGCACtacgccccctccctccctcctctctccacccCTCACCCTCCGGGGCTAAATGCTGCTAGCTCAAAAACCCAGAGTCCGCACGGGGTGGGGATTGGGGACAAGTGGGAGAAAACGGGGGCCCCGTCCGTGGTGCTGAAGACAAGCACACAAGCCGCATCGCAGGCTTCTGAGCCGGGGCAAGGGGTGGGGTGTACTGTCGACGGTGCTTCCTGGGGAGTCCGGGAAGGCTTCCCAAGCGGCAGCTGTCTGGGGCGCTAACAACAGCCGTTACGAGGAAGTCCCTGCAATCCAGGGAACCTTTCGGAGGGGCCCGGAAGGCAGAAGCAGAAAATTCTGTCTTTCGGGGGATGGGGCTGGATCCCAAGAGCCAGAGACAGGGAAAGCAGAGGACAGTTGAAGCCACAGAACTGAGAGGCCCCGCTATCTGTCCCTCCAAGCTGCCCGAAGTACATGCAGCCGCCACTTCTGCCTACCACCTCCGGACAGCCCGAGCACCCCTGAGGCCAGTAACCCCCCTACGGGGCCAGGGCCCGGCCCGAGGCGTCGGCTGACCTGGATGGTCTGTCTGTTGTAGACTTTTACCACGTGGAAGTTAAAACTGTAGATCCCTTTGCGCGGGGCGATGAAAGTGCTGCGTTCTGAATCAAAGTTGTTCCCAATGTTCACTAGTACCTATAACGAGACGGGAACGAAGGGGAGTGGGCAGGAATCGGTCCCGGACTGTCGTCCCCGCGCCTCCGCAGAGCCCTTGGAGAGGACCGGGCATCGGTCTTCCATCCATCCCTCCTTCACCAGCCCAATCTGCACGCCGCGGGAGGAAGGAACACTCACCTGGTCGAAGTAGATGATCATGGTGCGATTACTCATCTCGGACGGCTCGTGGTTGGTGCTCCTGATGGCAGAGAAAGCCACCTTGGCGCTGCCAGAGCGCACAGAGATGCCCAGGGCAGTGCCCGTGGGGTCGGACGTGGGGTTGGAGTCGCACACCACCAGGCACTTGCCCTCCAGCACGATGGGCTCCGTCTCATTCTGCCCGCGGGCCGGGCCCGCCAGCCACGCAGCCCCAAGCAGCAGCAGCTCCAGGACGCCCAGCATCGCGCCGCCGGCGcccaccccgccccccacccccaaggcTGCTCGCGCCAGCCGCCCCCCCTCGTCCCAGTCCCGCTCCGAAGCCCCCTCCTCAGCTCCGTGCGCagctccgccgccgccgccgctctgGACACTACACCGCTTCCCCGCACTCCGGGACTAGCGTCCCCTCCGCGCTGTGTTCCCGGAGCCCCTCCCGGGCCTCAGGGGTGCCGCGGCTGCCCAGCCGCACTTGGATGCATAGCCGCTGCTGCTCGGTCCCGCTGCTGCCGCCGCCTCCTGCCCGCacccgccgctgccgccgccgccgccgctctgAATTATTGATGCAGCCGGCGCTGCAGCCGGAGCGGGCGGTGAGCGCGCGCCGGGCACAAAGGCGCGGACCTCGGcctggccccgcccccgcccccgccgcctcCCGGCCCGCCTCCCTCCGAGGCCCTGCCCCCGCCCCGGCCGAGGCCACGCCCCCCAGCCAATCCTGACGCGCCGCGCTCCCCACCGAGCCAATGGCGGCGCTGTCCGCGCTCGGCCACCTGACCCCGGGCGCCGTTGTTATTAGGCGCGGCGAGGCGGGTGGCGCGCGGCAGCAGGGTTGGGCTCTCGCCGTGAGTCGACGAAGGGAGCGCGGGCGGGGAGCGCGGGCGCGCGCCCGCGTCCGCGCACGGAGAGTCGCCTCGGCCGCTCACTTTCTCGCCTCACGCCTCGCGCCTCGATCCTGTTCCGCCTCCCTCGGCCCTCCTGCCCGCCCCCACTCGTCGGCCCTCAGGTAGGAGGCGGCGCGCACCGGGGTCGGGAGTGGAATCGCTGAAGGATGCGAGTCGCCCGCCCGCCTGTGGGCGCGCCGGGTGGGAGGGGAGCGCCCCCCAGCGGGCGCGGGCGCGAGGGCAGCCGGCGCGCTGGGCGAGCCGGGCTCAGGGTCCCGGCGGCCGGGCTGCAGGGCGCGTGCGCGCGCGGCGGGGCGGGGCCTGCGCGGCTCTGACGGGCGCACGTGGTGCCCGGGAGCTGCTGGGCGGGCACTCACCGCGGGGACTCGGTGCGGAGCCGGGGCGCCGGGTGTCTCCGTGTCCCTCTGCCCCAGCCGGCGGCCGCGATGGTGGAGCTTGGCCTCTCGCTCTCTCCCGCCTCTCCAGCGACTGCTCTGCCGGCCGCGGAGGTCGGATCGAgcggtcattcattcatttgttaattcGTTCACTTATTCAGGGGAGATCATTGAACCCCTACGGAGTACCGGGTACTGGGCCGGGCGCTGAGGACGCGGGGCTGAGCAAAAGCAGCCGAGGCCCACCTTCGTGCCCCTTAAAACCCAGCGTGCGGGGCGGCAACGAGTACTGCTTTTCTGTTTTGCacttgaaatttacattttgcATCCGTACTTTTTATTTACTATGCACCCTTACGGCATGCTTTACGCACCCGTACCTGCACCTCCTAGCCTTGGGTGTAGACACCAGATCCTGAGATGGGCGATTTTTCGAGAATAATTTTTACCCTAAGTGGATTTTCGTGCCACGCATGGACTTGGAACTACACACACGTAGTCCAAAACGTGAAAGTCAAAATGCAGCTTTGCCAAGtggcagagagaaaggagagcTGCGAAGATGGGGAGAGGAAGGGCGCGCTCCAGGCTTTCCAGCCCGGGTGCGGGAGACGTAGCCCTGAAGGATGAACGCAGGCTGGTAGTAGGGCGGCGGGAGGGCGGGGGGACCTGTACGTCAAGTCCAAAGCAGAAACGTGGCGCCGGATCCCAGTCAGAGGCCGGCTGGAACGCTTCCCACAGGCTCCTGGCGCTCCGGTCCCCACCAGGCGACCTTGATCCTGGCGTGCTCAGCGGAGCCAGCGCAGCGTCGGGAGCTGGAGAGACGCGGGGCGCCGGCTGGGCGCTCCTGCCCTCGGCCTCGGGGCTAGCCTCTGGCCCGGCCTCCCGGCCGCCCCCAGGGTACGCTCTCCCCCACGCGCGAACACCAGCTTTGGGATCGCCAGCAGCCACGTCTCTGCTTctagatctctttttttttttctttgagacttaGTTGATAGCTGTTTAAGGAATTATGTGGAGGAAATCTCACCTCCGACCCCCGCACCCTTTGAGCACGGCCGGCCAGGGTCGCTGGGTGggccaggaagaaagaaaggggcgGGGAAGAAGCagcaattttactttaaattaaaatgacacaaaaatattttttcaactcaGATCTTTCTGAGACATCCCCAGAAAGCGTTGCAAGCTGTGATTACACCTAATGTGAGAGCATGAACTAATTTAAGAGGTGAGAGCTGCATAATGAGGCTGCCTCCCGTGTATCGGCCAAGACTGGCAGCTCTGGCGGTGCGCTGGAGGGGACCGGGAGGGGCACCCTTGTAGAACCAGTCCCTGGCGCCCTGGGATCTTCTCAGTGCCCTGGCGCTGTGTTGTCGCTCACTCCACAGATATTTACAGGGTGCCTCCTGAATGCCGGGTTGCAATCAAGAGCAAGAGATGGGGCGAGTGAAAGAGCCTGTTTTCAGGAGCTCACCAGCAGGATGACGATTACCTAGAGAGAGGTGGTGGCCAGCCTCCCCCTCTTCTCTTCATGCTGAGGCTCTGGTGGGTAGTGCCCAAGCctgaactgccatctgtatgccaGTGGTTACCCAACTTGTATTTTCAGTTTTAGCCTCTCTCTGGTCCAGACTTGTCATTCTAAGGGCCCTTTTTCACTGACTCACATTGTCTCCTCCCTACCTGCCTTCCAAACTCAgccctttcctttttccctttcccactgACAACAGCTGCACGCCCCCCACCCCAGAGGTGAAAATTCCCAAGAACCCCATGTCTAACCTAACTCCCTCTCTATGTCCTGTTGCTTGAGCCATTCTCATTAGGCTGCCTGTTCGGAGTTCATTGTCTCCTAATTTTTCATCCAGGAATTGATGAAGAATCACCTACTGCCTCTCCCACACACTGTTTATTCTTTAATTTGATGATATCTGTTAAGTGCCCTGAGAtatgtaacctccacttccctccCATATAAGCGAGATTTCACGTTGATTACTCCCTTGGCTTTCCTCATCCCTTATCCACATAGCATGTGttcaaaataatgaatattaatttAATGTTAATAGATATGTGCTTTTCtgaattgtgaggattaaatgaaatcatgtatatAGGGAGGAAAATCCATTAGAAACCTCAAAAGCagttatgtttatttttgctattgtcaCATTGTTAGAGTCAGAATTCTTTTAGCTGCAAGTGACAAAACCAACTCAAACTGGCTTAAGGACTTTATTGGTTGATGCAAAAAGCCTCGGGTTAGGTCCTGCCATTTAAGGTAGGGCTGGATCCATCAATCCGGGTTACCAGGATCTGTTTTCTAGTTGTGGCTTCATTTTCAGACAAGTTGTTTCCATATGATAGCCTCGTAGAAGGTACTACCAGCTTAGTCCTAGCAAGAAAAAAGAGTACTTACTCTTCAATATTTGCAGCAGAAGTCCCAGGTCTGTTCTTATGAGGGCAGTTTGAGTCACTTGCTCTTCTCTGAACGTGGAGAAGGCACTGTTTAGATGATGGAGGTTGGATTCAGGTGCATCCCCTGGAATGGGGTTTGGCATTAGCTTCACGTGGTCTAGAATAAAGGGGTTCTCCAAA
This sequence is a window from Gorilla gorilla gorilla isolate KB3781 chromosome 18, NHGRI_mGorGor1-v2.1_pri, whole genome shotgun sequence. Protein-coding genes within it:
- the CBLN1 gene encoding cerebellin-1, giving the protein MLGVLELLLLGAAWLAGPARGQNETEPIVLEGKCLVVCDSNPTSDPTGTALGISVRSGSAKVAFSAIRSTNHEPSEMSNRTMIIYFDQVLVNIGNNFDSERSTFIAPRKGIYSFNFHVVKVYNRQTIQVSLMLNGWPVISAFAGDQDVTREAASNGVLIQMEKGDRAYLKLERGNLMGGWKYSTFSGFLVFPL